The following coding sequences are from one Triticum aestivum cultivar Chinese Spring chromosome 5A, IWGSC CS RefSeq v2.1, whole genome shotgun sequence window:
- the LOC123107398 gene encoding uncharacterized protein → MKIGKASELVKKAAAMCKSKTGVLAARLLIPASLQRRRMATAPVVSHKIDALIMADWERVDCHKDLTLRTAEKRLVVVHEDDLAANFSHHLAVFNQENGHGGCHTDRTLHPLFNDDHKNCRYAYNGDVPLYSCDQDDDDEPSVMDVIRNNREVEGLEFNMEEEIDQAADMFIRRFRQRLNEGF, encoded by the coding sequence ATGAAGATCGGGAAGGCTTCTGAGCTCGTGAAGAAGGCAGCAGCGATGTGCAAGAGCAagaccggcgtgctcgccgccagGCTCCTCATCCCCGCCTCGCTCCAGCGCCGCAGGATGGCCACGGCACCAGTGGTCTCTCACAAGATCGACGCGCTCATTATGGCCGACTGGGAGAGAGTTGACTGCCACAAGGATCTCACTCTCCGCACGGCCGAGAAGAGACTGGTCGTCGTCCATGAGGATGATTTGGCGGCCAATTTCTCTCATCACTTGGCGGTGTTCAACCAAGAGAATGGTCATGGTGGCTGCCATACTGACAGGACACTACATCCCCTCTTCAACGACGACCACAAGAACTGTCGTTACGCTTACAATGGTGATGTGCCACTTTATTCATGTGATCAAGACGATGATGATGAGCCTTCAGTCATGGATGTGATCAGGAATAACCGAGAAGTTGAGGGGCTGGAGTTCAATATGGAGGAGGAGATTGATCAGGCCGCCGATATGTTCATTAGGAGGTTCCGGCAGCGGTTGAACGAGGGATTTTAG